CTTTCCGAAACCGAACACCTCGAAGATCGTCGCTTCCACCGGGTAGTCCGCATAGCTGAAGATCTCCTGAGCGCGGACGGAGCGGACCTTTTCGGACATGGTCATGAGCGTGAGGGGCAGGAGATCTCCGGCAAACCCGGGCTCGATTCCGCTGCCAAAGAGCGAGACGCCACCGGACTGGCAGGCGGACTCAAGCCGCGCGGCGAGCTCGGGCTCCATACCCGCCCCGTAGATCAGTCCCGGGATGGAGGTCGTCACCACGTTTTTGCCGGACTCGAGGATCCTGCAGAAGTCCTTCAGGCACGCCTTGACGCGCGTCTCGCCGTGCGCCGTGTAGCACACACAATCGGCGTCGAGCGCCAAAACCGCATCGGCATCACGCGTCGCCGTCACGCCAACGGGTTCCCGCCCGATGAGCGTCCCGGCGTCCTGTCCCGCCTTGCGTTCATCGTGAACCAACAGCCCCACGAGTTCCAGGTCGTCCCGCTGCAAGATCGCATGCAGTGCCAGCTTCCCAACCCCTCCCGTCGCCCATTGAATCACTCGGTACGCCATGATCTGCCCTTTTCACCTCTACACGGCTCGACAAGGCTTTCGGCCTGGCGCGGGAACTGGTCAGCGCATCTGCGCCAGGAGATGTGCCGTGTCGAGCAGCTCCCATGCTTCGACGACCCGCCCATCGGCGATGCGGAAGACAAAGCTGTAGCAGTTCTCGTAGGGCTTACCACGGATCGTCCGGCCTCGGAGGGTGCCCAGGACCGCCGCCGAGTCGGAGTCCGCGACCACCATCTCGGGTTCCAGACTAAGCGTCCCCGGCTCGTAATAGGCAGCCTGTGCCTGCTGGACGAAAGTCAAAACCGCGTCACGGCCCTGCAACGGTGGCCGCTTCGCAAAAGGCGGGAGATGCCAGAGAACATCGTCCGCGAGCGTGGACGTCAGGGCGGGTAGATCCAGGGCCAGCAGCGCCTCGATGAACCGCAGCGCGAAATCACGCATCATAACGCGCCGAATCCAAGCAGGGGTCCGGGCATCAATCCGCCGTCCATGGCGATCGTCGCCCCGTTGATGAACTCGGCCGCCTTACTGCAGAGGAAGAGGCACGCGTCTCCCACTTCCTCAGGCTCCCCGGCGCGCCCCAGCGGTACGGACGAGAAGTATTCCTTTTGCTCCGCCGGGTCCTTGGGCAACACGAGATCGCGCATGTGCTCGGTGAGGAACGGCCCGAGCGCGAGGCAGTTGACACGCACCTTCGGTCCCCACTCGACGGCCAGTGACTTGGTGAAGTGGTTGAGCCCGGCTTTGGCTGCGCCATAGGAGACGAGGTGTGGGGAGCCGGCGGGATGAGAGGCTCCGCTGGAGATGTTCACGATCGAGCCTCCCGTCTCCTGTTTCGCCATCTGCCGATATGCACGGATGGCGAACCACAACGGTCCGATGAGGTTGTTCTCGATAACGAGCCGGTGGAAGAGCGGGGCAACGAATTCCGGATCGA
The window above is part of the Candidatus Binatia bacterium genome. Proteins encoded here:
- a CDS encoding dihydrodipicolinate reductase, producing the protein MAYRVIQWATGGVGKLALHAILQRDDLELVGLLVHDERKAGQDAGTLIGREPVGVTATRDADAVLALDADCVCYTAHGETRVKACLKDFCRILESGKNVVTTSIPGLIYGAGMEPELAARLESACQSGGVSLFGSGIEPGFAGDLLPLTLMTMSEKVRSVRAQEIFSYADYPVEATIFEVFGFGKPPGHRPLLTLPGVQRSAWGPPVRMIAAALGVELDEIRETFESEVTDRRLEVAAGVIEPGTVGAVRFETIGIVRGVPAIVIEHVNRMSADIAPHWPTAEHDGTYRVIIEGRPNMTCEFHLGDGAGSQSRDGMIATAMRVVNAIPYVCEAPPGLVSALDLPLTLPKGAL
- a CDS encoding SDR family oxidoreductase; this translates as LHRRCNHRHWKEIDAFVTEVVERFGRLDILINNAGGALPLKKVEEVGKVPAEASGIRLDDIDPEFVAPLFHRLVIENNLIGPLWFAIRAYRQMAKQETGGSIVNISSGASHPAGSPHLVSYGAAKAGLNHFTKSLAVEWGPKVRVNCLALGPFLTEHMRDLVLPKDPAEQKEYFSSVPLGRAGEPEEVGDACLFLCSKAAEFINGATIAMDGGLMPGPLLGFGAL
- a CDS encoding nuclear transport factor 2 family protein; translated protein: MMRDFALRFIEALLALDLPALTSTLADDVLWHLPPFAKRPPLQGRDAVLTFVQQAQAAYYEPGTLSLEPEMVVADSDSAAVLGTLRGRTIRGKPYENCYSFVFRIADGRVVEAWELLDTAHLLAQMR